The DNA window GATCTTGTGTTATTTATATACAGAGAGGGGATGTATGACAGATATGAAGAAGGATACCAGCAGCCTGATGAAGACGAAGCGGAGATTATTATCGGAAAACAACGTAACGGACCAACAGGAACCGTCAGATTGACATTCTTGAGTAATTATGCGAGGTTTGAAAACAAGGTATTCGAATACGACACGCCTCCTTTTTAAGGTGGTATCAAATTGATTAATGTATTAGACGCGATAGAAAAACGTGTTATCCCTAAATATCCGAGGAAATTCCGCAAACTTTTAGGTAGTATCGAGTATGAAATAAGTTCCAAGGACGGTGATTTTCTTTGGGAGGCATATACTTTTGCCCGTCGGGCGCATAAGGGTCAAACCCGGCTTTCCGGCGAAGCATACTTTGAACACTGCTATCAAACTGCTCTGAATCTGTGTAAAATGAATATGGATATAGTCACTATTGCCAGTGGGCTATTGCATGACGTTTTAGAAGATACAGAAGTATCTATTGACGATATAGCAAATACTTTCGGCGATGAGGTCAGCCGTCTCGTAAATGGCGTAACGAAAATTTCCGAGCTTGATTATAAGAGTAATGAAGAAAAACAGGCCGGTAATTTCAGGAAGATGCTTTTTTCTGTGATTGAAGACCTTAGAGTAATTTTAATTAAATTCGCAGATCGTCTGCATAATATGAGAACGCTTGAATATCTTCCGGAAAAGAAAGCAAAACGAATCGCATTGGAAACTCGCGATGTTTATGCGCCATTGGCTCATCGTCTCGGAATGGGTAGGATAAAATGGGAATTAGAGGATCTTTGTTTAAAAATTCTTGAACCTGATTCTTACGCGGCTATAGAAAAAAAGGTTAAGGGTAAGAGGGGAGAGCGTGAGAGATATATTCAAAAAGTTGCGAAACCATTAAAAGTAAAGCTAAAAGAATCTAAAATTGAAGCGGATATATCAGGCCGACCTAAGCATTTTTCCAGTATTTTTGGGAAAATGACCAGAAGGGAAAAGCCGTTTGAAGAGATTTACGATCTTTTTGCTATTAGGGTAATTGTAAATTCTGTGGAGGAATGCTACGCAACTTTGGGATTAGTGCATTCGATGTATAATCCCGTGGCAGAACGTTTCAAGGATTTCATCGCCATCCCAAAAGCAAATGGCTATCAATCAATACATACCACTATCGTCGGACCGGGTGGAAAAATGGTCGAGATTCAGATTAGAACTTATGAAATGGATAGAACAGCAGAAGACGGTATTGCTGCGCATTGGCGGTACAAAGAGGGAAAAAAGGAAGATGAAGACCTTGATCAGTATATGAAATGGCTGAGAGAACTTATTGAGGCGATTCAAAATGAAGATGCGAATCCGACTGAATTTATGCAATCGCTAAAGATAGATCTGTTTAAGGATGAAATCTTTGCTTTTACGCCAAGGGGTGAATTGATGCAGCTTCCAACCGGTTCCACTCCGGTAGATTTTGCATATGCAGTTCATACTGAAGTGGGCAATCATTGTATTGGAGCCAAAGTAAACGGCAAGATAGTGCCGTTAAATACGAGTCTTTCCAGCGGAGATTCCGTCGAAATAATTACCAGCGATTCCCAACATCCCAACTCGGCACATCTAAAATTCGTTAAGACGGGAAAAGCGAGAAGCAGAATAAAACGGTGGATAGCGAAAGAAAGATCCGAGCAAGCAATTAAGCTGGGGAAAGAAATAATTGATAAGAAGCTCAAACGAAGGAAAGTTTCCAAGGCGAGGCAGAAGCTCAAAGAAGCGCTGGTCAACACCAATTATAATACAATGGAAGACTTATATAAAGCGGTTGGATCGGGAAATTATCCATTTGAAAAACTAATAAATATTATTATTCCTTCCGAGGTTAAAGAAGAAAAAGAAGAAGAGAAGGATAAAAAAAGTTTTTTAGATAGAGCAAGAAGGCGGGTCAAGGGCGTTAAAGTACAGGGATTGGATAACATTATGATTAATTTTGGTAAATGCTGTCAACCAATTCCCGGAGACGATATTATCGGATTTATAACAAGGGGAAAGGGTGTTACTATACACAGAGTGGACTGTAAGGATTCTGCGCATTTATTTAGTTCCAAGGACCGATCTATAGAAGTGGAGTGGGATACAGGTAAAAAAGATGAGTTTCTCGTTCGCGTAAGGATTCAAGGCAGGGAAAGAAAACATTTCCTTAGAGACCTGACAGAAGCTATCTCGTCAACAAACACAAATATTTTAAGCCTCGATCTTGATGTGGAGGATTCGATCGCGGGAGTCAATCTCGTAGTCCAGGTCAGAAATCTTAAACATTTTAATACGGTTAGTAAGAAAATATCAAATATACCAGGTATTATAGGGGTCGAACGCGGATAGTAAAAGAGCTTGAAGCTAATGAACTTATTATTTATCTTAAACTTATCTATAAATGCAATAATTATAATGAGGAATGAGTAAATGAGTTCAATAACCTATACTAAGCGAGACGTGGCAAGACAAACCGCTCGGAAATTGGGTCTCAAAATTTATATGGTTGAGGAGATAGTGGACGGTGTATTTACTACTCTCAGGGAAATGATGAGCGAGCCTTTCCCGCAGATTAGAATTGAGGTTAGAAATTTCGGTGTATTTGAGGTTAAACCGACAAAAGCGAAGCCGAAAGCGAGAAATCCTCGTACAAATGAAATAATTCATGTTCCTCCACGGAGAAAGACCCACTTTAGACCCGGCAAATTGCTGAAAAAATCTCTGAGACTACCGCTTGATTCACTTCAAGGCTGACGAACTTTCAATTTCAAAATTAGTTTTAATCATAAATACCTCAGTGGCAATTCATCAATTATGCGAAAATCTTGAATGAACCCGGGCGTATTTTAGCAATCGACTACGGCGAGAAGCGGGTAGGGCTTGCCATGACAGATCCATTGGCAATTATAGCCAGCGGTTTTAACACAATTCAAAACAATAATAGAAAAGATTTAATCAAAGAGTTAT is part of the Candidatus Neomarinimicrobiota bacterium genome and encodes:
- a CDS encoding bifunctional (p)ppGpp synthetase/guanosine-3',5'-bis(diphosphate) 3'-pyrophosphohydrolase; translation: MINVLDAIEKRVIPKYPRKFRKLLGSIEYEISSKDGDFLWEAYTFARRAHKGQTRLSGEAYFEHCYQTALNLCKMNMDIVTIASGLLHDVLEDTEVSIDDIANTFGDEVSRLVNGVTKISELDYKSNEEKQAGNFRKMLFSVIEDLRVILIKFADRLHNMRTLEYLPEKKAKRIALETRDVYAPLAHRLGMGRIKWELEDLCLKILEPDSYAAIEKKVKGKRGERERYIQKVAKPLKVKLKESKIEADISGRPKHFSSIFGKMTRREKPFEEIYDLFAIRVIVNSVEECYATLGLVHSMYNPVAERFKDFIAIPKANGYQSIHTTIVGPGGKMVEIQIRTYEMDRTAEDGIAAHWRYKEGKKEDEDLDQYMKWLRELIEAIQNEDANPTEFMQSLKIDLFKDEIFAFTPRGELMQLPTGSTPVDFAYAVHTEVGNHCIGAKVNGKIVPLNTSLSSGDSVEIITSDSQHPNSAHLKFVKTGKARSRIKRWIAKERSEQAIKLGKEIIDKKLKRRKVSKARQKLKEALVNTNYNTMEDLYKAVGSGNYPFEKLINIIIPSEVKEEKEEEKDKKSFLDRARRRVKGVKVQGLDNIMINFGKCCQPIPGDDIIGFITRGKGVTIHRVDCKDSAHLFSSKDRSIEVEWDTGKKDEFLVRVRIQGRERKHFLRDLTEAISSTNTNILSLDLDVEDSIAGVNLVVQVRNLKHFNTVSKKISNIPGIIGVERG
- a CDS encoding integration host factor subunit beta; translated protein: MSSITYTKRDVARQTARKLGLKIYMVEEIVDGVFTTLREMMSEPFPQIRIEVRNFGVFEVKPTKAKPKARNPRTNEIIHVPPRRKTHFRPGKLLKKSLRLPLDSLQG